From the Paenibacillus sp. FSL H8-0548 genome, one window contains:
- a CDS encoding glycosyltransferase has translation MKTNKKKRKAATDIGVSIITCTNKLPYMYNIFNNYGRQIVENKELIIILNNDQLSLADWQERSAIYPNISVYQLPESASLGECLNFAAERSRFNVLAKFDDDDFYSRYYVSSAIHALHTTKADIIGKSAYHTYLEEDRALSLRFPNRENTYTKQIAGATLLFRKKVFQRVRFQPISLGEDVAFLRDCRLSNFKIFTTNRYNYVCNRRADPNLHTWKPAKEYFLSTGILIAQTDDYRKFVVQESL, from the coding sequence GTGAAAACGAACAAGAAGAAAAGGAAGGCTGCGACCGATATTGGCGTTTCGATTATTACTTGCACGAACAAGCTGCCGTATATGTACAATATATTCAACAATTACGGCAGGCAAATCGTGGAGAACAAAGAGCTGATCATTATTTTGAACAATGATCAGCTCAGCTTGGCTGATTGGCAGGAGCGCTCTGCTATCTATCCCAATATTTCCGTCTACCAGCTGCCCGAGTCTGCAAGTCTAGGCGAGTGCTTGAATTTCGCTGCTGAACGGAGCCGGTTCAATGTGCTGGCTAAATTCGATGACGATGATTTTTACTCACGCTATTATGTTAGCTCAGCGATTCATGCGCTGCACACGACAAAAGCGGATATTATCGGAAAAAGTGCGTATCACACTTATTTGGAAGAGGACCGGGCTTTATCCCTTCGATTTCCCAATAGAGAAAACACGTATACGAAACAAATTGCCGGAGCAACACTGCTGTTTCGCAAAAAAGTATTCCAAAGGGTGCGTTTCCAACCTATTTCCCTTGGCGAGGACGTTGCTTTTCTAAGAGATTGCCGTTTATCGAATTTCAAAATTTTCACAACAAACCGTTACAATTATGTTTGCAACCGCAGAGCGGATCCAAATCTTCACACCTGGAAGCCTGCAAAGGAATATTTCCTTAGTACCGGCATCCTCATTGCTCAGACTGACGATTAT